In a genomic window of Methanosarcina horonobensis HB-1 = JCM 15518:
- a CDS encoding matrixin family metalloprotease, whose protein sequence is MSGTGSEKILDNPWDHSPITVYIDDENTPLHYSPTYYEQIEKALKYWEEGGNGNLDYTPVFEIVDSEEADIRIRWIENLESIEGAPSGVAGYAKPRISGDRFVKVDMVLEVGNYQGRGWRQYGDSTMLTISKHELGHALGLGHSNNPRDIMYPEYEMRDNINPILLSKYGSLLRAAGFLALIVLLFLGISWQYSRRKRKKLEDECFNEET, encoded by the coding sequence GTGTCCGGAACAGGTTCGGAAAAGATTCTTGATAACCCCTGGGATCATTCCCCAATTACAGTATACATAGACGATGAAAATACCCCACTCCATTACAGTCCTACGTACTATGAGCAGATAGAAAAAGCCCTCAAATACTGGGAAGAAGGAGGAAACGGGAATCTCGACTATACCCCTGTTTTTGAGATTGTTGACTCCGAAGAAGCAGACATCAGAATAAGATGGATTGAAAACCTGGAGAGTATCGAAGGTGCTCCTTCGGGCGTGGCAGGTTATGCAAAACCAAGAATATCTGGAGACCGTTTCGTTAAAGTAGATATGGTCCTTGAGGTTGGAAACTATCAGGGCAGAGGATGGCGCCAGTATGGAGATTCGACAATGCTTACTATTTCAAAGCATGAGTTAGGGCATGCTCTTGGTCTCGGACATAGCAATAACCCAAGGGATATAATGTACCCAGAGTACGAAATGAGAGATAATATAAATCCCATATTGCTGAGCAAGTACGGGAGCTTGCTGCGTGCTGCGGGTTTTCTGGCTCTTATAGTTCTCCTGTTCCTTGGAATAAGCTGGCAGTACAGCCGGAGAAAAAGAAAAAAACTTGAGGATGAGTGCTTCAATGAAGAAACATGA
- a CDS encoding methanogenesis marker 17 protein — protein sequence MPQAMWRSEVRMDSLETFVVESAIDSEQEFYRKIIEDNLASLKLAPAIGRIKVVLKPEDSLFQMAIILRDVGTKVTTIDIADVESKPVAGEVVISIKKEQYIPELLVKLWERYGKANISQPDRWTVTISTDKPAEEAAFIKEMMVADPRHRLHENLVDFAIRATPEGFRVRYHLYKGNHFVFVASEEALKREWIEEAGAMLDELTEGGEK from the coding sequence TTGCCTCAGGCTATGTGGAGGAGTGAGGTCAGAATGGATTCGCTTGAGACCTTTGTTGTCGAGTCAGCAATTGATTCGGAGCAGGAGTTTTACAGGAAGATTATTGAGGACAACCTTGCAAGTCTCAAGCTTGCCCCTGCAATAGGAAGGATAAAGGTAGTGCTGAAGCCTGAAGACTCCCTCTTCCAGATGGCAATCATCCTCAGGGATGTAGGCACCAAGGTTACGACAATTGATATTGCCGATGTAGAATCAAAGCCTGTCGCCGGTGAAGTGGTAATCTCGATCAAAAAAGAACAGTACATCCCGGAACTGCTCGTAAAACTCTGGGAACGCTACGGAAAAGCAAACATCAGCCAGCCTGACCGCTGGACTGTAACCATAAGTACGGATAAGCCTGCGGAAGAGGCTGCTTTTATCAAAGAAATGATGGTTGCAGACCCCAGGCACAGGCTCCATGAAAACCTCGTGGATTTCGCAATCCGGGCAACTCCCGAAGGTTTCAGAGTTCGCTACCACCTGTATAAAGGTAACCACTTTGTTTTCGTAGCATCCGAAGAAGCTTTGAAACGTGAGTGGATTGAAGAAGCAGGAGCAATGCTCGACGAATTGACGGAAGGAGGGGAAAAATAA
- a CDS encoding methanogenesis marker 6 protein has translation MTETKNEEITKYIVISSDKVLPADAAMRIYESEFPVTVKETCFGLIVTGPKEDVTAVVENIRQLDKNHIFVKDRGFPAGDERRCRASRGGGPRPGFHFLREEVEMLPAIGAALDELEASESVKKKPKEKCRLKVSDLEKIIEAELSR, from the coding sequence ATGACAGAGACAAAAAATGAAGAGATTACAAAATATATTGTAATCAGTTCGGATAAAGTGCTGCCTGCAGATGCAGCCATGAGGATATACGAATCAGAGTTTCCGGTTACTGTAAAGGAGACCTGCTTTGGACTGATTGTAACGGGCCCAAAAGAGGACGTTACTGCAGTGGTCGAAAATATCCGTCAACTGGATAAGAATCATATTTTTGTAAAAGATAGAGGGTTCCCTGCAGGCGACGAGAGGCGCTGCCGGGCAAGCCGGGGGGGAGGTCCGAGACCAGGATTCCACTTCCTCAGGGAAGAAGTTGAGATGCTCCCTGCCATAGGGGCTGCACTTGATGAACTGGAAGCAAGTGAGTCCGTAAAAAAGAAGCCAAAGGAGAAATGCAGGCTTAAAGTTTCGGATCTGGAAAAAATTATTGAAGCGGAACTTTCGAGGTGA
- a CDS encoding carboxymuconolactone decarboxylase family protein, with protein MELEDIVEILKSDPEKVIPELLDDVRKQYGEVPYIMNFMKDLPEIFIPKTLYDNSIMREFKNLDQETVELISIGVASALRCEHCLKMHLRIAKRKGIPKEKIFSAIMIGASLSNAAVLAESTRALASEFPDENEKKNGKDKEKEEEQCCDPDCEVCNIAGANVK; from the coding sequence ATGGAACTTGAGGATATTGTGGAAATTTTGAAAAGTGATCCCGAGAAAGTCATTCCGGAGCTCCTTGATGATGTCCGGAAGCAATATGGAGAAGTCCCGTATATTATGAATTTTATGAAAGATCTCCCTGAGATCTTCATTCCGAAGACCCTTTATGACAACTCCATAATGCGCGAGTTTAAAAATCTCGATCAGGAAACCGTGGAGCTTATTTCCATTGGTGTGGCTTCTGCCCTTCGCTGTGAACATTGCCTGAAAATGCATTTAAGAATAGCAAAAAGAAAAGGAATTCCGAAAGAAAAAATATTTTCTGCAATAATGATAGGAGCATCCCTATCCAATGCCGCAGTACTTGCAGAAAGTACAAGGGCTTTAGCCTCAGAATTCCCTGATGAAAATGAGAAAAAAAATGGAAAAGATAAAGAAAAAGAAGAAGAGCAATGTTGCGACCCTGATTGTGAGGTATGTAATATAGCCGGAGCGAATGTAAAATAA
- a CDS encoding methanogenesis marker 7 protein, which translates to MAVLLPYLYTGGVHKHGLLIELMEDLGGYIIQKVVTGTEVNLIMLIPEKDVNVVKKLSDELLGVLMEAPLTGVEIAVVSPTLASHHLPHSACDVAEYLRHPGANTNMIGLARGMGRRVSLSMDYERKLINEHDIAVFTFGSFSDCITKKKPKLFEGIEIPIVVTGGPVELKTEDVPGADLYIGNIGRVSHRLRRTEEVNALDSLNEGVSKIADNIRKQQAKDPLAVLPARVMKEIENQVPEIRTVLSPAPLTLQLDGLRVKLPYDEFHEKIENLEFDEGVTLSELANISRSKMKNYILIKIKSKSDVGFAI; encoded by the coding sequence ATGGCTGTACTCCTACCCTATCTTTACACCGGTGGAGTCCATAAGCACGGGCTTTTAATCGAACTGATGGAAGACCTCGGAGGCTACATAATCCAGAAAGTGGTTACCGGGACTGAAGTCAATCTTATAATGCTTATCCCTGAAAAAGACGTTAATGTTGTAAAAAAGCTCTCGGACGAGCTTCTCGGAGTCCTGATGGAAGCACCTCTTACAGGTGTGGAGATTGCAGTTGTCTCCCCTACGCTTGCTTCCCATCATCTTCCTCACTCAGCCTGCGATGTAGCAGAATACCTCCGCCACCCCGGAGCCAATACAAACATGATAGGGCTCGCAAGAGGAATGGGGCGAAGGGTATCCCTGTCAATGGACTACGAAAGGAAACTGATTAACGAGCATGATATTGCGGTATTCACCTTCGGGTCTTTCAGCGACTGCATTACAAAGAAGAAGCCGAAGCTTTTTGAAGGCATTGAGATACCTATTGTAGTTACCGGAGGGCCTGTTGAGTTGAAAACGGAAGATGTTCCCGGAGCAGACCTTTACATAGGTAATATCGGAAGAGTTTCTCACAGACTAAGAAGAACCGAGGAAGTTAATGCCCTTGACAGCCTTAACGAAGGAGTCTCAAAGATAGCGGACAATATCCGCAAACAGCAGGCAAAAGATCCGCTTGCAGTGCTTCCTGCGCGGGTTATGAAGGAGATCGAAAACCAGGTTCCGGAAATCCGCACCGTCCTCTCCCCTGCTCCGCTCACCCTTCAGCTTGATGGACTCAGAGTCAAACTGCCGTATGACGAATTCCATGAAAAAATAGAAAATCTGGAGTTTGATGAAGGAGTGACTCTTTCCGAGCTTGCAAATATTTCCAGGTCAAAAATGAAAAATTATATATTGATAAAAATCAAATCTAAGTCTGACGTTGGTTTTGCAATTTGA
- a CDS encoding methanogenesis marker 5 protein, translating into MAKVFIYPINSLILADLVERFGHKPLTMMSQIREKVTNISLDSPPINITSEDPKLGLKYAAIEVPAGVRGRMALIGPLIEETEAAIIVENPPTNFGCVGCNRTNELMKYLIRSKNVPILEVKYPESDEEARDFVNKIAEFLSSLPKEKSEEEEKAEEEKPEEKEDKK; encoded by the coding sequence TTGGCAAAAGTTTTCATTTACCCTATAAACAGTCTTATTCTTGCCGACCTGGTTGAGCGTTTCGGGCACAAACCCCTTACTATGATGAGCCAAATAAGAGAAAAAGTTACAAACATTAGCCTGGATTCTCCTCCTATCAATATCACTTCTGAAGATCCTAAATTGGGTCTTAAATATGCTGCAATTGAAGTGCCGGCTGGAGTAAGGGGAAGAATGGCACTTATTGGACCTCTGATAGAAGAAACGGAAGCTGCAATTATAGTTGAAAACCCGCCCACAAATTTTGGTTGCGTGGGCTGTAATCGCACAAATGAGTTAATGAAATATCTTATCCGCTCAAAAAATGTCCCTATACTTGAAGTAAAATACCCGGAGTCTGACGAAGAAGCCCGTGATTTTGTAAACAAAATCGCGGAATTCCTTAGTTCGCTGCCAAAAGAAAAATCAGAAGAAGAGGAAAAGGCAGAAGAGGAAAAACCGGAAGAAAAGGAGGACAAAAAATGA
- a CDS encoding methanogenesis marker 15 protein, with protein MSAEDSGVVKIALVSCGSEYAGVQPEFDEAAAKVNAKFVFPEIDVASIDTIGREFGLEVASGDLRLMMARAKAVVEGTTNVDGVFITTCFRCAEGAIVRNEVRRYIHRHSNIPVISYSFTESTTAGTLLTRLEALTTIVRRRHLLTREVQKGLTAGIDSGSTTTKAVVMKDNKIIGKGWVPTTKVLESAEEAYSQALEEAGVSREEVQALGTTGYGRFLIGNHFKAQLIQEEITVNSKGAVYLADRQRGPATVIDIGGMDNKAISVEDGIPGMFTMGGICAGASGRFFEMISKRLGVDITELGALAVKGMHENVSMNSYCIVFGIQSLVNSLARGATPEDVAAAACYSVVEQIYEQQLQEVDVREPLILVGGSSLIEGVPKALGRLLKIDVLVPENSHLIGAVGAALLASGYVEE; from the coding sequence ATGAGCGCTGAAGATTCCGGAGTTGTCAAGATCGCCCTTGTATCCTGTGGCTCCGAATATGCAGGAGTTCAGCCTGAATTTGATGAGGCAGCAGCCAAAGTAAATGCAAAATTCGTGTTCCCTGAAATTGATGTTGCATCCATAGATACCATTGGCAGGGAATTCGGGCTTGAGGTTGCAAGCGGAGACCTGAGACTTATGATGGCACGGGCAAAGGCTGTAGTTGAAGGCACGACCAATGTGGACGGAGTCTTCATTACTACATGCTTCCGCTGCGCCGAAGGAGCTATCGTACGAAACGAGGTCAGAAGGTACATCCACAGACATTCGAATATTCCGGTAATTAGCTATTCTTTTACCGAGAGTACCACTGCAGGTACTCTTCTCACTCGCCTGGAAGCACTGACCACAATTGTCAGACGCAGGCACCTTCTTACAAGGGAAGTTCAAAAAGGACTGACCGCAGGAATAGATTCGGGATCAACAACCACGAAAGCCGTGGTTATGAAGGACAATAAAATAATAGGTAAAGGCTGGGTGCCCACAACAAAAGTCCTTGAAAGCGCCGAAGAAGCATACTCTCAGGCTCTTGAAGAAGCAGGAGTCTCAAGAGAAGAAGTTCAGGCTCTGGGCACGACAGGATACGGGCGATTCCTTATAGGAAATCACTTCAAGGCCCAGCTTATCCAGGAAGAAATTACCGTCAACTCGAAAGGAGCAGTTTACCTTGCGGACAGACAAAGAGGTCCTGCAACAGTTATCGATATAGGCGGGATGGACAACAAGGCAATTTCGGTTGAAGACGGAATTCCCGGAATGTTTACAATGGGCGGAATCTGCGCTGGAGCGTCGGGACGTTTCTTTGAAATGATCTCAAAGCGTCTCGGTGTGGATATTACCGAACTTGGGGCTCTTGCAGTTAAAGGCATGCATGAAAATGTATCCATGAACAGCTACTGTATAGTTTTCGGGATTCAGTCCCTTGTAAATTCCCTTGCCAGAGGAGCTACTCCTGAAGACGTGGCAGCTGCTGCCTGCTATAGTGTGGTAGAGCAGATCTATGAGCAACAGCTACAGGAAGTAGACGTAAGAGAACCGCTGATCCTTGTGGGCGGATCTTCCCTGATCGAGGGAGTACCAAAAGCCCTTGGAAGGCTCCTTAAGATCGATGTCCTTGTGCCAGAAAACTCCCACCTCATAGGGGCGGTAGGAGCAGCCCTTCTTGCCTCAGGCTATGTGGAGGAGTGA